A section of the Streptomyces sp. NBC_01591 genome encodes:
- the zwf gene encoding glucose-6-phosphate dehydrogenase, producing the protein MSGVPGANPLRDPQDRRLPRIAGPSGLVIFGVTGDLSRKKLMPAVYDLANRGLLPPGFSLIGFARREWQDEDFAQEVHDAVKQHARTPFREEVWQQLIQGMRFVQGNFDDDDAFEQLKNTIQELDKAQGTGGNFAFYLSVPPKFFPKVVQQLKKHGLADQKEGSWRRAVIEKPFGHDLKSAQELNQIVHDVFPPNEVFRIDHYLGKETVQNILALRFANTMFEPIWNRSYVDHVQITMAEDIGIGGRAGYYDGIGAARDVIQNHLLQLLALTAMEEPGSFHPKALVAEKLKVLTAVELPDDLGKHTVRAQYVHAWQGGEEVPGYLDEDGIDPKSKTDTYAAIKLTINNRRWAGVPFYLRTGKRLGRRVTEIAVVFKRAPYLPFESGATEELGGNALVIRVQPDEGVTVRFGSKVPGTSMEVRDVTMDFAYGESFTESSPEAYERLILDVLLGDANLFPRHQEVELSWNILDPIEEYWDKHGKPAQYPAGTWGPAEADEMLARDGRSWRRP; encoded by the coding sequence TTGTCTGGTGTTCCCGGAGCCAACCCGCTTCGTGACCCCCAGGACCGACGGCTCCCGCGCATCGCGGGGCCGTCGGGTCTGGTGATCTTCGGGGTCACGGGCGATTTGTCCCGTAAGAAGCTGATGCCCGCCGTCTACGACCTGGCCAACCGCGGCCTGTTGCCGCCGGGCTTCTCCCTCATCGGTTTCGCGCGCCGCGAGTGGCAGGACGAGGACTTCGCACAGGAGGTCCACGACGCCGTCAAGCAGCACGCCCGTACGCCGTTCCGCGAAGAGGTCTGGCAGCAGCTCATCCAGGGGATGCGCTTCGTCCAGGGCAACTTCGACGACGACGATGCCTTCGAGCAGCTGAAGAACACGATCCAGGAGCTCGACAAGGCGCAGGGCACGGGCGGCAACTTCGCCTTCTACCTGTCCGTGCCGCCGAAGTTCTTCCCCAAGGTCGTCCAGCAGCTCAAGAAGCACGGGCTCGCCGACCAGAAGGAGGGCTCCTGGCGGCGTGCCGTCATCGAGAAGCCCTTCGGCCACGACCTGAAGAGCGCTCAGGAGCTCAACCAGATCGTGCACGACGTGTTCCCGCCCAACGAGGTCTTCCGGATCGACCACTACCTGGGCAAGGAGACGGTCCAGAACATCCTGGCGCTGCGGTTCGCCAACACGATGTTCGAGCCGATCTGGAACAGGTCGTACGTCGACCACGTCCAGATCACGATGGCCGAGGACATCGGCATCGGTGGCCGGGCCGGCTACTACGACGGCATCGGCGCCGCCCGTGACGTCATCCAGAACCACCTGCTCCAGCTGCTGGCGCTGACCGCGATGGAGGAGCCCGGCTCCTTCCACCCGAAGGCCCTGGTCGCCGAGAAGCTCAAGGTGCTCACGGCGGTGGAACTGCCGGATGACCTGGGCAAGCACACCGTGCGCGCCCAGTACGTGCACGCGTGGCAGGGCGGCGAGGAGGTCCCCGGCTACCTCGACGAGGACGGCATCGACCCCAAGTCGAAGACCGACACCTACGCCGCGATCAAGCTGACGATCAACAACCGCCGCTGGGCGGGCGTGCCGTTCTACCTCCGTACCGGAAAGCGGCTCGGCCGCCGGGTCACGGAGATCGCGGTCGTCTTCAAGCGGGCCCCGTATCTGCCCTTCGAGTCCGGCGCCACCGAGGAGCTGGGCGGCAACGCCCTGGTCATCCGGGTCCAGCCGGACGAGGGCGTGACCGTGCGGTTCGGCTCCAAGGTGCCCGGCACCTCGATGGAGGTCCGGGACGTCACGATGGACTTCGCATACGGCGAGTCCTTCACGGAGTCCAGCCCGGAGGCCTACGAGCGGCTCATCCTCGATGTGCTGCTCGGCGACGCCAACCTCTTCCCCCGGCACCAGGAGGTCGAGCTCTCCTGGAACATCCTCGACCCGATCGAGGAGTACTGGGACAAGCACGGCAAGCCCGCACAGTACCCGGCGGGCACCTGGGGTCCGGCCGAGGCCGACGAGATGCTCGCACGAGACGGACGGAGCTGGCGCCGGCCATGA
- the opcA gene encoding glucose-6-phosphate dehydrogenase assembly protein OpcA has product MKIDLTETTSSKINQALISARRAIGTPAIGMVLTLVIVTDEENAYDALKSAGDASREHPSRIIAVIKRVSRSPRSRRDARLDAEVRVGSDAGTGETVVLRLHGELVNHAQSVVLPLLLPDAPVVVWWPEDAPADPAKDPLGALAQRRITDAYSAEDPSKELAARADSYTPGDTDLAWARITPWRSMLAAALDQQHVEVVSATVEGESENPSCELLAMWLADRLKVPVERTVSGGPGLTAVRMETKSGVIVLDRPDGSLATLSMQGQPDRAVALKRRDTAELLAEELRRLDPDNTYEATVKFGVAKLGGPAEPKPAEPAAAAAPAAAKKTAAKKAASK; this is encoded by the coding sequence ATGAAGATCGATCTCACGGAGACCACTTCCAGCAAGATCAACCAGGCGCTGATCTCGGCCCGCCGTGCCATCGGCACCCCGGCCATCGGCATGGTGCTCACCCTGGTCATCGTCACCGACGAGGAGAACGCGTACGACGCGCTCAAGTCGGCCGGTGACGCCTCGCGCGAGCATCCCTCGCGGATCATCGCGGTGATCAAGCGGGTCAGCCGCTCGCCGCGCAGCCGCCGGGACGCCCGGCTCGACGCCGAGGTGCGGGTCGGTTCCGACGCGGGCACCGGCGAGACGGTCGTACTGCGTCTCCACGGCGAGCTGGTCAACCACGCCCAGTCGGTGGTCCTGCCGCTGCTGCTGCCGGACGCCCCGGTCGTGGTCTGGTGGCCCGAGGACGCACCCGCGGACCCGGCGAAGGACCCGCTGGGCGCGCTCGCCCAGCGCCGGATCACGGACGCGTACTCGGCGGAGGACCCGAGCAAGGAGCTGGCGGCGCGAGCCGACTCGTACACCCCGGGCGACACCGATCTGGCCTGGGCCCGCATCACGCCGTGGCGCTCGATGCTGGCGGCCGCGCTCGACCAGCAGCACGTCGAGGTCGTCTCGGCGACGGTCGAGGGCGAGTCGGAGAACCCGAGCTGCGAGCTGCTCGCCATGTGGCTCGCGGACCGGCTCAAGGTGCCGGTGGAGCGCACCGTCTCCGGCGGCCCCGGTCTGACGGCCGTGCGGATGGAGACCAAGAGCGGCGTCATCGTCCTGGACCGTCCCGACGGTTCGCTGGCCACGCTCTCGATGCAGGGCCAGCCGGACCGCGCGGTGGCGCTCAAGCGGCGGGACACCGCCGAGCTGCTCGCCGAGGAGCTGCGCCGCCTGGACCCGGACAACACCTACGAGGCGACGGTGAAGTTCGGCGTGGCGAAGCTCGGCGGACCTGCGGAGCCGAAGCCGGCCGAGCCCGCGGCGGCCGCCGCCCCGGCCGCCGCGAAGAAGACCGCGGCCAAGAAGGCGGCGTCGAAGTGA
- the pgl gene encoding 6-phosphogluconolactonase, whose protein sequence is MSAPQLVVHRDKELMAQAAAARLITRIVDAQAARGYASVVLTGGRNGNGLLAALAGAPARDAIDWSRLDLWWGDERFLPEGDPERNVTQAREALLDSVELDPSRVHAMPASDGPFGGDADAAAASYAEELAAAAGPEDHGPVPTFDVLLLGVGPDTHVASLFPELPAVRETERTVVGVHGAPKPPPTRISLTLPAIRAAREVWLLAAGEDKAEAAEIALSGAGEIQAPAAGAYGRSRTLWLMDAAAASRLPRALYPPASP, encoded by the coding sequence GTGAGTGCCCCTCAACTTGTCGTGCACCGCGACAAGGAGCTGATGGCGCAGGCCGCCGCGGCCCGGCTGATCACGAGGATCGTGGACGCCCAGGCCGCGCGCGGCTACGCCTCGGTGGTCCTCACCGGCGGGCGCAACGGCAACGGCCTGCTGGCCGCGCTCGCCGGCGCGCCCGCCAGGGACGCGATCGACTGGTCGCGGCTCGATCTGTGGTGGGGCGACGAGCGGTTCCTGCCGGAGGGCGATCCGGAGCGCAATGTCACGCAGGCCCGCGAGGCCCTGCTGGACTCGGTGGAGCTTGACCCGTCCCGGGTGCACGCGATGCCCGCTTCGGACGGCCCGTTCGGCGGCGACGCCGACGCGGCGGCGGCCTCGTACGCCGAGGAACTGGCCGCCGCGGCCGGTCCCGAGGACCACGGTCCGGTGCCGACCTTCGACGTGCTGTTGCTGGGCGTCGGCCCGGACACGCATGTCGCGTCGCTCTTCCCGGAGCTGCCCGCGGTACGGGAGACCGAGCGCACGGTCGTCGGTGTGCACGGCGCCCCCAAGCCGCCGCCCACCCGCATCTCGCTCACGCTGCCCGCGATCCGGGCGGCGCGCGAGGTGTGGCTGCTCGCCGCCGGCGAGGACAAGGCGGAGGCCGCGGAGATCGCGCTCTCGGGCGCCGGGGAGATCCAGGCCCCGGCTGCCGGTGCGTACGGACGCAGCCGCACCCTGTGGCTGATGGACGCGGCGGCGGCCTCCCGGCTGCCGCGCGCGCTGTATCCGCCGGCATCTCCCTGA
- a CDS encoding VOC family protein encodes MVRIGTVVMGASDVRRAAAFRKAALGYVEREAPKDDWVVLVPAEGTGAGLALGRSGTPVQEVPRVHLDLYTEEQDAEVDRLIALGAVRVDRELYPDDPDFVVLADPEGNRFCVIDTTHS; translated from the coding sequence ATGGTGCGTATCGGAACCGTGGTGATGGGTGCGTCGGACGTACGGCGTGCGGCGGCGTTCCGGAAGGCGGCGCTCGGCTACGTGGAGCGCGAGGCGCCGAAGGACGACTGGGTGGTACTGGTCCCGGCCGAGGGGACCGGCGCCGGGCTGGCCCTGGGCCGCAGCGGTACGCCGGTGCAGGAGGTCCCCCGGGTCCACCTCGATCTGTACACCGAGGAGCAGGACGCCGAGGTGGACCGGCTGATCGCGCTCGGCGCGGTGCGGGTCGACCGGGAGCTGTACCCGGACGACCCGGACTTCGTGGTGCTGGCGGACCCCGAGGGCAACAGGTTCTGCGTCATCGACACGACGCACAGCTGA
- a CDS encoding PH domain-containing protein codes for MSSGAALSSSPDAGDGRSRAPGPGTATAVDWRRLDRRTVLVSALVTAGVAAGAAVPTTLGLSGRFGFGSAVAWVLAGSILLIGSAAVGDHVRWRRTRYRIGAERVELHTGLFLVKKRSLARERIRSVDLTAHPLQRALGLVTVRIGTGEHSGNDSTLELDPVPRSEGERLRRELLERTATGTPGTHCEGELAALDPRWIRYAPVSFVAPALGGAAAGAVMQVSDWFGAQGQVIEWIGDRFRDTSLPAMIVILALAAVLAGVVGALGLWVEMWWNYRLEREPGGTLRIRRGLLTSRSVSIEERRLRGVELVEPLGIRTFGAARVDAITTGLAKDDEEQHGDHNTLLPAAPRPVADAVAADVLREITSPTGAPLTGHPLAARGRRLRRAFWAVVAPVSVLVLLGVLLTPVLLWIALAWAVVGLPAGVLLALDAYRGLGHAISGDYLVVRSGSVRRSTAALERAGVIGWTVRQTYFQRRAGVLSVTATTAAGAGAYTAYDTDTGEGLDFASEAVPGLLEPFLERVPPTA; via the coding sequence ATGAGCTCCGGGGCGGCGCTCTCCTCCTCCCCGGATGCCGGGGACGGCCGGAGCCGGGCCCCGGGCCCCGGCACGGCCACCGCCGTCGACTGGCGGCGGCTGGACCGGCGCACGGTCCTCGTCAGCGCCCTCGTCACGGCCGGGGTGGCGGCCGGTGCGGCCGTGCCCACCACGCTCGGCCTGTCCGGACGCTTCGGCTTCGGGTCCGCGGTCGCCTGGGTCCTCGCCGGCTCGATCCTGCTGATCGGCTCCGCGGCGGTCGGCGACCACGTACGGTGGCGCCGCACCCGCTACCGCATCGGCGCCGAACGGGTCGAGCTCCACACCGGGCTGTTCCTGGTCAAGAAGCGCTCACTGGCCCGGGAACGCATCCGCAGCGTCGACCTCACCGCCCATCCGCTGCAACGGGCACTCGGACTGGTCACCGTCCGCATCGGCACCGGCGAGCACTCCGGCAACGACTCCACGCTGGAACTCGACCCGGTCCCCAGGTCCGAGGGCGAACGGCTCCGCCGCGAACTGCTGGAGCGCACGGCCACCGGGACCCCGGGCACCCATTGCGAGGGCGAGCTCGCCGCCCTCGACCCGCGCTGGATCCGCTACGCACCGGTCTCCTTCGTCGCCCCCGCGCTCGGCGGTGCTGCGGCCGGCGCGGTGATGCAGGTCAGTGACTGGTTCGGGGCGCAGGGGCAGGTGATCGAGTGGATCGGCGACCGGTTCCGGGACACCTCGCTGCCCGCCATGATCGTGATCCTCGCCCTCGCCGCGGTGCTCGCCGGTGTCGTCGGCGCGCTCGGCCTGTGGGTCGAGATGTGGTGGAACTACCGGCTGGAGCGCGAACCCGGCGGGACGCTGCGCATCCGGCGCGGACTGCTGACCTCCCGGTCCGTCTCCATCGAGGAGCGGCGGCTGCGCGGGGTCGAGCTCGTCGAACCGCTCGGCATCCGTACCTTCGGCGCCGCCCGGGTCGACGCGATCACCACCGGACTCGCCAAGGACGACGAGGAACAGCACGGCGACCACAACACCCTGCTGCCCGCCGCGCCCAGGCCGGTCGCCGACGCGGTGGCCGCCGACGTCCTGCGCGAGATCACGTCCCCGACCGGCGCCCCGCTGACCGGGCACCCCCTCGCGGCCCGCGGCCGCAGGCTGCGCCGGGCGTTCTGGGCCGTCGTGGCCCCGGTGTCCGTCCTGGTGCTCCTGGGTGTGCTGCTGACACCCGTCCTGCTCTGGATCGCGCTCGCCTGGGCCGTCGTGGGGCTGCCGGCCGGGGTGCTCCTGGCCCTGGACGCGTACCGCGGCCTGGGACACGCCATCAGCGGCGACTACCTGGTGGTGAGGTCCGGCAGCGTCCGGCGCTCGACCGCCGCGCTGGAGCGGGCCGGAGTCATCGGCTGGACGGTCCGGCAGACGTACTTCCAGCGGCGGGCCGGGGTGCTGAGCGTCACCGCGACGACGGCCGCCGGAGCGGGCGCGTACACGGCGTACGACACGGACACGGGCGAGGGCCTCGACTTCGCCTCCGAGGCCGTGCCCGGCCTGCTGGAACCCTTCCTGGAGCGCGTCCCGCCCACCGCGTGA
- a CDS encoding PH domain-containing protein, with protein MTAGEGTVRLRPPNNTLDPRAVGWWRAQWLLLTAAPVAVLAVLGVLIGPARFWLLLPAAILAVLGIGCAVLLPAWWFRTHRWEVTDEAVYVRTGVFRQEWRIAPMSRIQTVDTVRGPLEQLYRLATVTVTTASARGAVRIEGLDHETAAGLAERLTRITQSTPGDAT; from the coding sequence ATGACCGCGGGGGAGGGGACGGTGCGGCTGCGGCCGCCGAACAACACGCTGGATCCGAGGGCCGTGGGGTGGTGGCGGGCCCAGTGGCTGCTGCTGACCGCCGCCCCCGTGGCCGTCCTGGCCGTGCTGGGCGTGCTCATCGGGCCCGCCCGGTTCTGGCTGCTGCTGCCCGCCGCGATCCTCGCGGTCCTCGGCATCGGCTGCGCCGTCCTCCTCCCCGCCTGGTGGTTCCGCACCCACCGCTGGGAGGTCACCGACGAAGCGGTGTACGTCAGGACCGGGGTCTTCCGGCAGGAGTGGCGGATCGCCCCGATGTCCCGGATCCAGACCGTGGACACCGTGCGCGGACCGCTCGAACAGCTCTACCGGCTCGCCACGGTCACGGTGACCACCGCGTCGGCCAGGGGCGCGGTACGGATCGAGGGCCTCGACCACGAAACGGCGGCCGGGCTGGCCGAGCGGCTGACCCGGATCACCCAGTCCACCCCCGGGGACGCCACATGA
- the pgi gene encoding glucose-6-phosphate isomerase translates to MNTQSRTRLNQTPEWTALGKHREQFGATHLRRLFADDPQRGTGYTLRVGDLYVDYSKHLVTDETLRLLRELAAATGVAGLRDAMFRGEKINTTEDRAVLHTALRAPRDAVIEVDGENVVPGVHAVLDRMAAFSDRIRSGEWTGHTGRRIKNVVNIGIGGSDLGPAMAYEVLRSFTDRELTVRFVSNVDGADLHEAVRDLDPAETLFVIASKTFTTIETITNATSARNWLLTGLNAGQDAVAKHFVALSTNAEKVADFGIDTANMFEFWDWVGGRYSYDSAIGLSLMIAIGPDRFREMLDGFHLVDEHFRTAPAEENVPLLLGLLGVWYGAFFDAQSHAVLPYSHYLSKFTAYLQQLDMESNGKSVDRDGNPVDWQTGPVVWGTPGTNGQHAYYQLIHQGTKVIPADFIGFAEPVADLLPGLVAQHDLLMANFFAQTQALAFGKTPDEVRAEGVAEELVPHKTFRGNHPTTTILADRLTPSVLGQLIALYEHKVFVQGAVWNIDSFDQWGVELGKVLAKKIEPVLTEGKGGEQLDSSTAALVEAYRARRGR, encoded by the coding sequence ATGAATACACAAAGCCGAACCAGGCTCAACCAGACGCCCGAGTGGACCGCTCTGGGCAAGCACCGCGAGCAGTTCGGAGCGACACATCTGCGCCGGCTCTTCGCGGACGATCCGCAGCGCGGCACCGGATACACCCTCAGGGTCGGCGATCTGTACGTCGACTACTCCAAGCACCTGGTCACCGACGAGACGCTGCGGCTGCTGCGCGAGCTCGCCGCGGCCACCGGGGTGGCCGGGCTGCGGGACGCGATGTTCCGCGGCGAGAAGATCAACACCACCGAGGACCGCGCCGTCCTGCACACCGCGCTGCGTGCCCCGCGCGACGCGGTGATCGAGGTCGACGGCGAGAACGTGGTGCCGGGTGTGCACGCCGTGCTCGACCGGATGGCGGCGTTCTCCGACCGCATCAGGTCGGGGGAGTGGACCGGCCACACCGGCAGGCGCATCAAGAACGTCGTCAACATCGGCATCGGCGGTTCCGACCTCGGCCCCGCCATGGCGTACGAGGTGCTGCGTTCCTTCACGGACCGCGAACTGACCGTCCGCTTCGTGTCGAACGTCGACGGCGCCGACCTCCACGAGGCGGTGCGCGATCTCGACCCGGCCGAGACGCTCTTCGTCATCGCGTCGAAGACCTTCACCACGATCGAGACCATCACCAACGCCACCTCCGCCCGCAACTGGCTGCTGACCGGTCTGAACGCCGGTCAGGACGCGGTGGCCAAGCACTTCGTGGCGCTGTCCACGAACGCCGAGAAGGTCGCGGACTTCGGCATCGACACCGCGAACATGTTCGAGTTCTGGGACTGGGTCGGCGGCCGCTACTCGTACGACTCCGCCATCGGCCTCTCGCTGATGATCGCCATCGGCCCGGACCGGTTCCGCGAGATGCTCGACGGCTTCCACCTCGTCGACGAGCACTTCCGCACGGCCCCCGCCGAGGAGAACGTCCCGCTGCTGCTGGGCCTGTTGGGCGTCTGGTACGGCGCGTTCTTCGACGCCCAGTCGCACGCGGTACTGCCGTACAGCCACTATCTGTCCAAGTTCACCGCGTACTTGCAGCAGCTGGACATGGAGTCCAACGGCAAGTCCGTGGACCGGGACGGCAATCCGGTCGACTGGCAGACCGGACCGGTCGTCTGGGGCACCCCCGGCACCAACGGACAGCACGCCTACTACCAGCTGATCCACCAGGGCACCAAGGTCATCCCGGCCGACTTCATCGGCTTCGCCGAGCCGGTCGCCGACCTGCTGCCCGGCCTGGTCGCCCAGCACGATCTGCTGATGGCCAACTTCTTCGCCCAGACCCAGGCGCTGGCCTTCGGCAAGACGCCGGACGAGGTCCGTGCCGAGGGCGTCGCCGAGGAACTGGTGCCGCACAAGACCTTCCGGGGCAACCACCCGACCACGACGATCCTCGCCGACCGGCTGACTCCGTCCGTCCTCGGCCAGCTGATCGCGCTGTACGAGCACAAGGTCTTCGTCCAGGGCGCCGTCTGGAACATCGACTCATTCGACCAGTGGGGCGTCGAACTCGGCAAGGTCCTCGCCAAGAAGATCGAGCCGGTGCTCACCGAGGGCAAGGGGGGCGAGCAGCTGGACAGCTCGACCGCCGCGCTCGTCGAGGCGTACCGCGCCCGCCGGGGACGCTGA
- a CDS encoding RNA polymerase-binding protein RbpA encodes MASGNAIRGSRVGAGPMGEAERGESAPRLRISFWCSNGHETQPSFASDAQVPETWDCPRCGFPAGQDRDSPPDPPRTEPYKTHLAYVRERRSDADGEAILAEALAKLRGEI; translated from the coding sequence GTGGCAAGTGGCAACGCGATCCGGGGAAGCCGGGTCGGAGCGGGGCCGATGGGGGAGGCCGAGCGCGGCGAGTCCGCGCCGCGTCTCCGCATCTCCTTCTGGTGCTCGAACGGGCACGAGACGCAGCCGAGCTTCGCCAGTGACGCGCAGGTACCGGAGACTTGGGACTGCCCGCGCTGCGGCTTCCCGGCCGGCCAGGACCGGGACAGCCCGCCGGACCCGCCGCGCACCGAGCCGTACAAGACGCACCTCGCGTACGTACGGGAGCGGCGCAGCGACGCGGACGGCGAGGCCATCCTCGCCGAGGCCCTGGCGAAACTCCGGGGCGAAATCTAG
- the secG gene encoding preprotein translocase subunit SecG — MILAFEIALIVFSLLLMLLVLMHKGKGGGLSDMFGGGMQSSVGGSSVAERNLDRITVVVGLGWFACIVVLGLLIKLDN; from the coding sequence GTGATTTTGGCGTTCGAGATCGCCCTGATCGTCTTCAGCCTGCTGCTGATGCTGCTGGTGCTGATGCACAAGGGAAAGGGCGGCGGCCTCTCCGACATGTTCGGTGGCGGCATGCAGTCGTCGGTCGGCGGCTCCTCGGTCGCCGAGCGGAACCTCGACCGGATCACCGTGGTCGTCGGTCTGGGATGGTTCGCATGCATTGTTGTGCTTGGTCTGCTGATCAAGCTGGACAACTGA
- the tpiA gene encoding triose-phosphate isomerase encodes MTTRTPLMAGNWKMNLNHLEAIAHTQKLGFALTDKDYDAVEVAVLPPFTDLRSVQTLVEGDKLKIKYGAQDVSAHDSGAYTGEISGPMLAKLRCTYVAVGHSERRQYHGETDEICNAKVKAAYKHGLTPILCVGEGLEVRKAGDQVSYTLAQLDGGLKDVPAEQAESIVIAYEPVWAIGTGEVATPEDAQEVCGAIRGRLAELYSQELADAVRIQYGGSVKAGNVAAIMAQPDVDGALIGGAALDADEFVKIVRFRDQ; translated from the coding sequence ATGACCACTCGTACCCCGCTGATGGCGGGCAACTGGAAGATGAACCTCAACCACCTCGAGGCCATCGCACACACCCAGAAGCTCGGCTTCGCGCTCACCGACAAGGACTACGACGCCGTCGAGGTCGCCGTCCTGCCGCCCTTCACCGACCTGCGCTCCGTGCAGACCCTGGTCGAGGGCGACAAGCTGAAGATCAAGTACGGCGCCCAGGACGTCTCGGCGCACGACTCCGGCGCGTACACCGGTGAGATCTCCGGCCCCATGCTCGCCAAGCTGCGGTGCACCTATGTCGCCGTCGGCCACAGCGAGCGCCGCCAGTACCACGGCGAGACCGACGAGATCTGCAACGCCAAGGTGAAGGCCGCGTACAAGCACGGCCTGACCCCGATCCTCTGCGTCGGCGAGGGCCTGGAGGTCCGCAAGGCCGGTGACCAGGTCTCCTACACGCTCGCGCAGCTCGACGGCGGTCTGAAGGACGTCCCGGCCGAGCAGGCCGAGTCCATCGTGATCGCGTACGAGCCGGTCTGGGCCATCGGCACCGGCGAGGTCGCCACCCCCGAGGACGCCCAGGAGGTCTGCGGCGCGATCCGCGGCCGGCTGGCCGAGCTGTACTCGCAGGAGCTGGCCGACGCGGTCCGCATCCAGTACGGCGGCTCGGTGAAGGCCGGCAATGTCGCCGCGATCATGGCGCAGCCCGACGTGGACGGTGCGCTGATCGGTGGCGCCGCGCTGGACGCCGACGAGTTCGTCAAGATCGTCCGCTTCCGCGACCAGTGA
- a CDS encoding phosphoglycerate kinase — MKTIDELIAEGVTGKRVFVRADLNVPLSGTTITDDGRIRAVQPTVEKLVAAGARVVVASHLGRPKGAPDPAFSLAPAAARLGELIGADVAFATDTVGESARATVAGLTDGRVAVLENLRFNPGETSKDDAERGAFADQLAELADLYVGDGFGAVHRKHASVFDLPARLPHAAGDLIATEVGVLKKLTENVERPYAVVLGGSKVSDKLGVIDHLLERADRILIGGGMAYTFLKAQGHEVGSSLLQEDQIPAVLEYLKRAEDKGVEFVLPVDVVVAPAFPDLKTKAPAHPTTVAADAMPAGQMGLDNGPETNKLYASKLADAATVFWNGPMGVFEHPDYAEGTRAVAQALVDSSGFSVVGGGDSAAAVRTLGFDENAFGHISTGGGASLEYLEGKTLPGLAALED, encoded by the coding sequence ATGAAGACGATCGACGAACTGATCGCCGAAGGGGTCACCGGCAAGCGCGTATTCGTCCGCGCCGACCTCAACGTGCCGCTGAGCGGCACCACCATCACCGACGACGGCCGGATCCGCGCCGTCCAGCCGACCGTGGAGAAGCTAGTCGCGGCCGGTGCACGGGTCGTCGTCGCCTCGCACCTGGGCCGCCCCAAGGGCGCTCCGGATCCCGCCTTCTCCCTGGCGCCCGCCGCCGCCCGCCTCGGTGAACTCATCGGCGCCGACGTGGCCTTCGCGACCGACACGGTCGGCGAGTCCGCCCGCGCCACGGTCGCCGGGCTCACCGACGGCCGGGTCGCCGTCCTGGAGAACCTCCGCTTCAACCCCGGCGAGACGTCCAAGGACGACGCCGAGCGCGGCGCGTTCGCCGACCAGCTCGCCGAGCTCGCCGACCTGTACGTGGGCGACGGCTTCGGAGCCGTTCACCGCAAGCACGCCTCGGTCTTCGACCTCCCGGCCCGGCTGCCGCACGCCGCCGGTGACCTGATCGCCACCGAGGTCGGCGTCCTGAAGAAGCTCACCGAGAACGTCGAGCGTCCGTACGCCGTGGTTCTCGGCGGCTCCAAGGTCTCCGACAAGCTCGGCGTCATCGACCACCTCCTGGAGCGCGCCGACCGCATCCTGATCGGCGGCGGCATGGCGTACACCTTCCTCAAGGCCCAGGGCCACGAGGTCGGCAGCTCGCTGCTCCAGGAGGACCAGATCCCGGCGGTGCTGGAGTACCTCAAGCGTGCCGAGGACAAGGGCGTGGAGTTCGTGCTCCCCGTCGACGTCGTGGTCGCCCCGGCGTTCCCCGACCTCAAGACCAAGGCCCCGGCCCACCCCACCACCGTCGCCGCCGACGCCATGCCGGCCGGCCAGATGGGGCTGGACAACGGTCCGGAGACCAACAAGCTCTACGCATCGAAGCTCGCCGACGCCGCCACCGTCTTCTGGAACGGCCCGATGGGCGTCTTCGAGCACCCCGACTACGCCGAGGGCACCCGGGCCGTCGCCCAGGCCCTCGTCGACTCCTCGGGCTTCAGTGTCGTCGGCGGTGGCGACTCCGCCGCGGCCGTCCGCACCCTGGGCTTCGACGAGAACGCGTTCGGACACATCTCGACCGGTGGCGGTGCCAGTCTCGAATACCTCGAGGGCAAGACGCTTCCCGGCCTCGCCGCACTGGAGGACTGA